The Juglans microcarpa x Juglans regia isolate MS1-56 chromosome 8D, Jm3101_v1.0, whole genome shotgun sequence genomic sequence gatAACAAAGTGTGAAGGAAGCTTCCAGGAGTTGAAACAGAGATTAGTGACGGCTCCGGTATTAACAGTCCCCACGGCTAGAGGGGGATTTGTAGTTTATAGCGATGCATCaaggcttggtttggggtgcgtactgatgcaacatgggaaggttatagcatACGCCTCACGCTAACTGAAAGCGTAcgagcagaattatcccacgcatgatctGGAGCTTGCGGtagtcatttttgcacttaagatttggagacactatctgtatggggaaaagtgcgagatttatacagatcacaagagtttgaaatatttcttcacccaaaaggaattaaatatgaggcagaggagatggctcgagttgatcaaggattatgactgcaccatcaattatcacccaggcaaagTTAATGTTGTAGCCGACGCCTTAAGTAGGAAGTCTGTGGGACCAGCAGTTGCAACCCTTACCACTCAACATAGGTTGTTAATGGACCTAGAAAGAGCCGGTATTGAGGTTATCACTAGTGATACAAGTACTTTCTTGGCCAGTTTGATAGTTCAACCAACCTtaatagatagaatcaaagctgCTCAGAAGGTGGATTTAGggttggtgaagctagtggaagaAGTTGGGAACGGGGACAGATCTGACTTTAGTGTTTCcgaggatggagttttaagatTTAGAGGTAGATTATGCGTGCCAGCTAATGAAGAACTGAAAAGGGTAATTCTTGAAGAAGCACACCGTTCCTTATACACAgttcacccagggagtaccaagatgtatcgggacttgagagagtctttttggtggaatggtatgaaaagagaaattgttAAATTTATAGAACAATGCCTATCTTGCCAACAGGTGAAGACGGAGCATCAGAGACCAGCATAATTATTACAACCACTCCAGAtcccagagtggaagtgggagcatatcACCATGGACTTTGTGATAGGCCTACCGAGAGCATTGAGCggacaagatgctatatgggtgatcgtggatcgcttaACAAAAGCTGCTCATTTTATACCCATTAAAGTCTCTTATAAATTGGACAAACTAGCTGAGTTGTATGtgcgggagatagtgaggttgcatggggtaccggtatccattgtgtcggatagagaccCTCGTTTCACCTCCAAGTTCTGGCGAAGCTTAcaggaggcaatgggtactacgttaagtttcagtactgcatttcaccctcagacagatggtcagtcagaaagaactattcaaatcttggaagacatgttgagggcatgtgtgatggattttaagggaacttgGATGCAATATTTACTGTTGGTTGAGTTTGcctataataatagtttccaggctagcattggaATGGCACCCTAtgaggttttgtatggcagaaggtgtagatctccattgtattgggatgaagtaggtgaaaggaaactttcgggaccagagattattcagcagactACAGAGAAGATAGATATCGTTCGGGCAaaaatgaaagcagctcaaagccGACAAAAAAGTTATGCAGACAAGCGTCGCCGCCAATTggagtttgaggttggagataaagtattttttgagaataGCACCGACGAAAAGAAttatgagatttggaaagaagggcaagttgagcccaagatatattgggccatttgagattcttaaccggattggaccagtggcttaCAGAGTAGCACTTCCACCGGCATTTGCGGGAGTGCATAATGTATTTCATATATCCATGTTGAGGAAATATGTTCCCGACCCGACGCACGTTATTGACTATGAACCACTTCAGATTCAGGAGGATATGACTTATGCGGAAGAACCAGTTCAgattttggaaaggaaagagCAAGTGCTACGGACTCGAACTATCCTTTTTGTTAAAGTGTTGTGGAAAAATCATGCTATTAGTGAAACTTCTTGGGAGTTGGAGGAAGAAATGCGAGATAAGTACCCACAACTCTTCGATGCTAATgttgacttttttttaacaaattccgaggacggaattttataaaggggggaggatgtaatacCCAGCTCACTGCCATCCATGCACGTGGTTCATGCTTCCATAATCGGTCGCACGTGTTCACGCCTTACGTCGCTTATGTTCACAttcttatttttccattttcatgcatgtacgtgtattttaggttttatctctttactacttttatcttatatatatgttaaaatatcTTCAACCCTAGACTAAGCGCCGCTCGTTCTCCTCTTCGCAGAAGGCCATCGTTGCTCTGCTAAACACCAAACCGAAGGCTCGGTCTGCAACTAGTAAACCGCCACCCGTAGAGCTGTTTCATGTGTCACCAACCTGCTAACCCACACCGAAAGCTGTCGTCGCACCACCCTCGGTCCACCATGCCCAGCCGCACCGGGCGCTGTAGCCTTGGTTGCAGCCCCGaaatactctgttttagttGTCAAAAATAGAGCAGTTCCAAGCCGCTGCAATCACCCTCCATCGTGAGCTCCTCCGCACTATGCCCCCACAGAAACTGCCGGTGAGGACTTCCCATCATCCCAGACCGCCGCACGCCGCCTCTAGCCCCCGGTAAGCTCACGCCATTTTCTAGTTGGTGGGTTGTTTCTCTCAgtctctccctcatttctctcaCCTTGTGTCCCTCGTGCTCTCGCCGCCCAGCGCAGGTAACCTCGCCACCGTACTCCTCCGTTGCAGTCCAATCGAGCCACCGTAGCTCCTCCAGCCAGCCGTCGCACCTTGCCCCTCCACGCATACTCTCGGGTTGCCATAAGTCATTGCCGCTGCACTTCTCTTCCCTTTTGTCATGTTGTTGACTtaagagttatatatatatatatatatatatatatatatatatatatatatttataaatggGGTGTACACGTGACTTACGTTAACTTAATAGTAGAAAGTATTATTGCCTTTTTCCTCTTATAGTACACCTCCAGAATTATTATTTCGGGTGTTAGCTTAATAAAGTTTATGTTATGTattttgggtttgaaatcatgagtattTTACGTGGGCTACAaagtatgtttttatttgggCGTTGACGTGTGGATTTACTTTGTTAAGTGGGTATTTTTAAgggattaatatttttattggaatggTTATTAAGTAGATACTGTTAAGtaatacttaaaagaatatttttgttttactattatttaaacaaaagtatgagtTTCTACTcataatgattttgatatagttatgttatttagtattataaattatCGTAAGATCTCAATCGTGAATaggttagaatttaatgttttagtcgaagTTACTAAGTTGGATATTGAAGAGTTTAAACAATGATGTTGGTATTCTaagaagaatgaaaattttgggttttgaggaagttaaaataggtcattttagATGCTTAGGCCTGAATATCGAAATgcgagataaattaaaaatttatggaaatttatatggttattttataggtgacgattaattttattcggcgttgttgaagaaatttttaaaaagctAAGACATCCAGGTAAgtgggattcctatgctagatttgcatgaaaagaaattaattgagGTTGggttgtaaaaatgtgcatgttattttaaaacgaaaaagtgaaaaacaacctcagtgtatgttttgcattcaatcATAAGATAcggatgaaagagaaaataaatatttttgacatgaaatgtgtagacatgagcaatactTGACATGCTTCTGAaatatgtaaaagagcgaatatgataccattgagatttttatacatgtggtatgaaatgatttggatctgtttttgatcaaatggaaattatatgaatatgtttcgcacgtgttttgatatgatatggatatgataaaactttggcatacttatctgttctgaatctgattctgaatatagttctgatatgatgatacgggttcacgtgatatggttggtaccaacatgatatgatatgagtgcacctactttggaaacaaagtggtcttttacgtgttctttcctgtgtgcacactcggggctacgaaattgaaaaatggaaagtttcacaacatgatactgcctggtttggccaccggggataacataaccttaccacgggggttaaacattgtatatgacatgatatgatataataagatgaagatgtgcagttacgttatgccaaagcagtttttgaatatgaatttggtttatgagtatgaaaagattttaaaagtcACTCTGATTTTTCCTGATAATACGTTTTGAGTTGTGTataggaaaatgaaatgatttatttctgcatactaaactttctaaaattggctcatgtttacatactagtatatgttctctgcttactgagttgtggataactcacccccttatcttcatatatttttagatgacaTTGATTTCCCAGCTGGGGGTCAGGAATAGAATTGAAGCTGGCTAGATATGGATGGAAAGTTGGgtacctaagagtaccattgttagtagatGGATTTAACTTGAGTAATTGAAGCACCTTATGTTGTTTGAACCTATTGAGACCTAAAgatgtattgtttaattttattgaggttattgggagattgtggaccctcctttgatttatgtttttttgtaatgatgacttatagagtttgtattatggttattgggaaaatatgagtttgtgtACTAATCATGAGGTCCTTGGAGTTTTAAGTGCTTGgagagacaggtttgtaagtgacaggtagtaattctctgACCCTTCCGGTGCGGGGCGTTACAGAAAACACAAAACCCAACTCTCTATTAATAATCTTTTCTAGTTTCCTCAGAGGTAGCCAAAACTTGGCTACAGACAATGGCCTTTGAAGCTCTTGAACGAACGTACGTCGATCACCCCCCTAATCCATTCACCGTGCAAGTCGTCTCCTTCTCAACCCTCTCTTCACCGTTTTCGCCCACCAAGACTCCAGCACCATCCTTCAAAGAACTTTGACATAGCACAAGCAAAAAAACTCACACAAACCCTAGCAGAGGAAAAAATCACCCAGCCACGTCAGCTCCTTTATTTAAGAGTTATCCTATTTGgccacaaggaaaaaaaattgtttatttgtaatcagttgtttatttggaaaaaaaataagtttattctTGTCGCAAATGTAGTATGATTTTCCTTTAAGACAACAAATTAAACTTAGGATCAAGGAGATCACAAATTAAACTTAGGATCAAGGAGATCAAATCCATAACGTCCTCGAGAAACATAAAATTGAGTAGTAGTATTTGAGGGGCTATCATGAGTTGCAATGCCTTAATTAAGGCCGGATCGAGCATGAGCGTGCAtgagataaataattattggACGTTGGTAATTATGTGCATGTTTCCTTGAACACTGGCTGGTGGCGGCCTGCAGGTTCATGCCGATCGATTGTATTactaaaaacttatatatatgttcatggAGATTGTATTTAGGTGGTCGATCGATTATGTTTCTAATGCTTGTTTTATTAGCTTCATGAACAACTTTTctgtctttctttattttctttatttttttttaaaaaaaaaaaagaagaaagaaggaaagaaagaaaattagtaACCTTTTTATTGTCTCCCATATACGTACTTCTGGATGATCGTAGGTGGTCTATTATGTCTCTAATGATTATGTTTGTGAAATTATCATTTGTCCTAAAAGCTTAAGATTTTAGAACGAGTGGTGATTCTACAAGGTATCGGAATAGAGGTTCGGAGTTCGAATCCTAACTCTATACTtcactcatttaattaaatatttcatgttttgGATTCACTTATTAAGGGAGAATCTGGCACACATGAAGTGAGAGTGAGTGTtaagacataaatataaataataacatcCTTATCTTCCCATCAACTTATGTGTGCCATAAAATTATCTCTAGATTATGCTTTGTTTGGGTAACGAGGTATCCCcagattttctaaaaatttcacataattttcttctcaaacatcacttcaacacaaaacactttttaatttcaaattttttatctaattattatccaaacacaaaacccaatttaacttttccaaacttacaaacaaaatacataaaacagtacaacatttttaaatttttaaataaaaaataatattaagaattatattctaatcatttttaaaacttataataattttgttaaaatttctctctctcatttctcaaaacccaataaaacatcttaaatcaaactatttcactattattcataaataattttaccatTATGTGTCCAAAATGGGCCTAGCTAGTGTCCAAACGAGTCCTATATTTATCATACATTGAAATATGCATATGCAGTAAATTAAACACATATATTATGGAAATAATATTTAAGTGTTTTACGCCAATTTGACTTTCTTGTCACGCCAATTTGAGCGactacaattaattaattagtcgCTTGCTTTCATCTTCTAGTGATCTTACGTGTTCATCTTTCTTGTCAATTGAATAAGATATCCCTATAAATAAGATTCTTCTGCTTGACAAATGAATCttaaaagctagctagcttctgaTCTAGCTACCACATGATTCCAAATTACCTAATCAACCATGAGGGTGGCTAGTACCAGAATTGCtttgtctcttttctttttcattgttaCTTCTGGAAGGATTTTCATGGGCAAGGCACAAAACAAGACATTCATCCCAGTTAATGTGGGTGTCATTCTGGACTTGGATACATGGGAGGGGAGGATGGGGTTGAGTTGCATCAACATGGCTCTTTCGGATTTCTATGCCTCCAGCAGTCACTACAAAACCAGGCTGGTTCTTGACACCAGGGACTCCAAAAATGATGTTGTTGAAGCAGCAGTTGcaggttcctctctctctctctctctctctctctctcatctctgcacTGATTCTAATTAGGATCACACGAATCGAATTGCATTTAATTCGTAGATGATGATATAGATCATCAGCTTCCTATAtatgttcttatatatattctttctttctctccaatGTTTTCCTTCCAAGCTAGGGGATCTGTAACCCTGCTCCTTTGCGGGTTTAGGTTTAACAATGGACTAACGGGATTTAGTGTGAATGCATGTGActtccatataaatatatatatatatatatatatatatatatatatatatattattaaagctTCACCACCACgagcatataaaaaaatataaagtaaaagatcaaaataaaaataatattaaaaaatgatattcaaataaatttttaactttataatatttttatttaactttttctctctcatttcttaaaattcaaatcaaacattttaattaaaactatttcactgctattcataaatattctgaatATCCAAATACCCcaagtgtatttatataatatgatatcatCAACGATCGATATATGATCGTAGCATACTATCTAGTTTTAGTTAAGTTTTAAATCGATCGATGACAAAGGCCAGAGCCCCTCCCTCTCTTTGAAAAGAGATGGCACAAGCTAGCTAGCAGAGAATCTGATCTAGCATATCTGTACGTGCTCTGGCTACAGGTAGGTACTGATGAtcataatggaaaaaataacataaaatcatggtcGATGTAGATCATGAGTTGAATAACATTTTAGTGAATATTGTTCTTTCATGCAGGGCGGCGggataaattaattagttatcatatatatatatatatatatatatatatatgtatatgtatatattatccATGTcacacttcaaaaataaaaagaaacatatatgTTATTTAGATGTAATTATTTTCGccatgatataattaattagtattatCCTTACTACACGACTCTCTTTTGTCAAACCatatcatgatgatgatcagtgtGTGTATAAAAACAAATCAAGTAAAAAGCTAAACATTTAATAAAATGCCAATACCCTTGATACAGATCATTACAATGagctaaaatatttaaactacAAATAACAGTTGACTAAAATGCCCATCCTCCAAGTCAAACAAACCAGACAATCCAGATCAAACTAAGCATCCACAAATCAAGCCGACCAACAAATCAAGCCCATGCATGGCCAGCATGAGGTTAAGAGATCGATGGTAGTACTAGATCTATAATTAGACTATAATTGTATTAgtataatcttattattcaaatttattaatctcattaataaattagacactGCTTAAGTttagtattgaaaaaattataatattaaacgtACATAGTGCCATATATGTAATTAATAGTAACTTAGAAAATCGGACCGGCCGAACtggaataaaattgaaaagatcAAAAGTTTCGATTTTAGTGATAAATCGAtccatattaatttttaaaattaatgtataCCAATTCGATTCTAAAATTAAATCGAACTGAATCGATTACCGCTAAGCTGGAGTCCAGAATTGAAATAGTCAGAGTACTTGCGTCTagacttttaaatatttgtgaGTTGGAAAggatggcatatatatatatatatatatacacaatatgtCGGTTGCGAAAAGGTCACGATATGACTTCACGAGAGTAGAGTTTTATATATTCttccaaaattatatatacatgtatatatatatatatagcaatagAAATATGTATTAGAGGGTTTCAAAATTTACCATTAATTCCATTAAAAAATcgttttttcctttgtttttgaATCACAGCTCTTTACTTGATAAAAAATACAGAGGTGCAAGCCATCATAGGACCACAAAACTCAATGCAAGCCAACTTTGTCATCGATCTCGGGGAGAAAGCTCAGGTGCCAATTATCTCATTTTCAGCAACAAGCCCTTCTCTTACTTCACTCAGGAGTGAATACTTTTTTCGAGTCGCTCAAAATGACTCAGCTCAAGTGAAAGCAATAAGTGCTGTTGTTAAAGCCTTTGGATGGAAACAAGCCGTGCCCATCTACATAGACAATGAGTATGGGGAAGGTATCATACCCTTCTTGATTGATGCCTTGCAAGATGTTGATGCTCGTGTTCCCTATCGGAGTGTCATTGCTCCATTGGCCACGGATGACGAAATTAGTGAAGAACTTTACAAGTTAATGACAATGCAAACTAGAGTCTTCATTGTGCATATGTCACAGAATCTCAGTTCTCGGCTTTTCACCAAAGCGAAAGAGATTGGAATGATGAGTGAAGGTTATGTTTGGATCGTTACCAGTGGGATGGCCAATTCCTTAAGCTCGATGGAACCTTCAGTACTTGACTCAATGCAAGGAGTATTGGGTGTAAAGACTTACATTCCCAAGACAAAAGAGCTTGAAAATTTTGCAGTTCGATGGAAAAGGACATTCCAACAAGAAAATCCCAATATTACGGTCAATGTTGACTTGAATGTCTTTTGCCTATGGGCTTATGATGCTGCTTCAGCACTAGCCACAGCAGTTGAGAAGGTTGGGGGTGAAAATCTTGGTTCTGATCAACAGATGAATGCTTCAAGCAACTTAATTGATCTTGGAACTATTGGGGTCTCCAAAAATGGTCCAAAACTTCGCGAAGCATTACTGGGTGTTAGATTTAGAGGCCTTTCTGGTGCAATCAGTCTTCTTAATGGACAAGTAAAATCATCAACTTTTCAGATAATTAATGTGAATGATGAGATTGAAAGAGTGGTTGCATTTTGGACTCCAGAAAATGGACTCAGAAGGGAACTGATCGATTCAGCTAACACAAACGTATATTCTACTTCCAAGAACAACCTAAGACATATTACATGGCCAGGTGATGTAGACCTTGTACCCAAAGGTTGGGAGATTCCAACAAGTGGGAAGAAGCTGAGAATAGGAGTTCCAGTGAAGGATggttttattgaatttgttcATGTCACGTATGATCATAGCGCTAAGACAACACAGGTCAGAGGATATTCTATAGCTGTCTTCGATGCTGTGATGGAATCATTACCATATGCTGTTAGATATGAGTTCATTCCCTTTGCAAAGCCGGATGGTGAAAGCGCCGGTACTTATAATGATTTGATCTATCAAGTATATCAAGGGGTCGGTAAAAATCTTCATGCATTCTTTCTATTTATTTAGTGTTTGTTAACttagatacagttttaggaTATGCAATCATGcgtactttttttaaagaaagttaggtttataaaaaatatatattttttcatgtgagtctcaaatctattcaattttttttaagaaaatgtgcaAGAATTCATGTACATCATAGAACTGCAAATTAATGTcgtttctctattatttttcataactcACAAAACATCTGGATGTGCATGCAGTCATTCAGATTgagactgcatgcatgcattcaaaCCCTATGGTTTATATATGCATTATTTCCATTTACAATCTAGACATAGAAACTGAAATTTTTAATGGAAATGACTGATGTTGGCAGAATTTCGATGCTGCGGTAGGAGATACGACGATCATAGAAAACAGGTCCAGGTATGTGGACTTTACATTACCATACACGGAATCTGGAGTGTCAATGGTCGTGCCACTCCGAGATAGCAGGAGGAAAAATGCATGGGTCTTCTTGAAGCCTTTAAGTTGGGACCTATGGATCACAAGCGCCTGTTTCTTTGTGTTCATTGGGTTTGTGGTATGGCTTCTTGAACACCGAGTAAATGAGGATTTTCGTGGGCTCCCTTCTCATCAGGTTGGGACAAGCTTATGGTATGCCTTCTCCACCATGGTTTTCGCACAACGTAAGTTCCCTTTACTTATTTTCTTATGTCATTGTTAATGGCTACAATGAACAATAATTCATATACTCAATATTAGCATGCACGATGCagaaactgcatgcatgcatgcacgcacaTACCTTTTGTAGGATATGGCTATGACTGTTTTAAGACCGCGCTTAAGTTCTCTGTGTCATCATGTGTCAAAACGTCCTTACGAATCCCCATGTTACTGAggtatatatatgagatttagTAGTCGAAGTCAAGAGGACTCTAAGCAATAGAATATGATTAGTCACGTTATTAAAGGTGATATAACTACTTATAAGAGGCAACATATCATGAAGGCCGGTTAAAgtttgaaaagagaaataatatttgtggtTTAAGGTATGCAAATCTCATGACTCCTTTTGAAAGTAGGTAAATCCAAGtagtatataaaaaatcattttttttaataatagactttttttttttttcaaaatgaatacaCGGTGGACCTACACTCCTGTCTAAAACtctttgaaaatgaatttacaGGGGAGATAGTGATAAGCAATTGTGCGAGGTTTGTGGTGATCATATGGGTTTTTGTGGTGCTCATACTTTCTCAAAGCTACACTGCAAGTTTGGCGTCGCTCTTAACAGTTCAACAGCTGCAACCAACAGTTACTGATGTCAATCAGCTTATTAAGAATGGGGAGAAGGTTGGCTACCAACAAGGTTCTTTTGTTCTGGGAATcttaaaagaaatgaactttAAGGATTTTCAACTAAAGCAATATAATTCTACGGATGAATGTGATGAACTTTTGTCTAAAGGAAGCGCAAATGGTGGTATAGCTGCTGCTTTTGATGAAGTCCCCTACATGAAGTTATTTCTGGGAAAATATTGCTCAAAGTACACCATGGTTTCATCATCAGTATACAAAACTGATGGGTTTGGCTTTGTAAGATCATCtctcattaatttgttattataCGCTTTGTTTAATTTGTAGGTCATGTAGTTTCTCAAGTAGATGATCATTTCCTTTGTTATTTTGTCATGACTTGCAGGTATTCCCAATAGGTTCCCCCCTTGTTGCAGATATTTCAAGGCAAATCTTAAATGTGACTGAAggggagaaaatgaaagagattgAAAGTGCATGGTTAGAGGAAAACACCAATTGTCCAGACCCCAACACCCCACGTTCTTCCCCCAGTCTCAGCGTTGCTAGCTTTTGGGGCTTATTCCTCATTGCCGGGGTTGCTTCCTTGTTAGCTCTCATTTTCTCCAT encodes the following:
- the LOC121243084 gene encoding glutamate receptor 2.3-like, which encodes MRVASTRIALSLFFFIVTSGRIFMGKAQNKTFIPVNVGVILDLDTWEGRMGLSCINMALSDFYASSSHYKTRLVLDTRDSKNDVVEAAVAALYLIKNTEVQAIIGPQNSMQANFVIDLGEKAQVPIISFSATSPSLTSLRSEYFFRVAQNDSAQVKAISAVVKAFGWKQAVPIYIDNEYGEGIIPFLIDALQDVDARVPYRSVIAPLATDDEISEELYKLMTMQTRVFIVHMSQNLSSRLFTKAKEIGMMSEGYVWIVTSGMANSLSSMEPSVLDSMQGVLGVKTYIPKTKELENFAVRWKRTFQQENPNITVNVDLNVFCLWAYDAASALATAVEKVGGENLGSDQQMNASSNLIDLGTIGVSKNGPKLREALLGVRFRGLSGAISLLNGQVKSSTFQIINVNDEIERVVAFWTPENGLRRELIDSANTNVYSTSKNNLRHITWPGDVDLVPKGWEIPTSGKKLRIGVPVKDGFIEFVHVTYDHSAKTTQVRGYSIAVFDAVMESLPYAVRYEFIPFAKPDGESAGTYNDLIYQVYQGNFDAAVGDTTIIENRSRYVDFTLPYTESGVSMVVPLRDSRRKNAWVFLKPLSWDLWITSACFFVFIGFVVWLLEHRVNEDFRGLPSHQVGTSLWYAFSTMVFAQREIVISNCARFVVIIWVFVVLILSQSYTASLASLLTVQQLQPTVTDVNQLIKNGEKVGYQQGSFVLGILKEMNFKDFQLKQYNSTDECDELLSKGSANGGIAAAFDEVPYMKLFLGKYCSKYTMVSSSVYKTDGFGFVFPIGSPLVADISRQILNVTEGEKMKEIESAWLEENTNCPDPNTPRSSPSLSVASFWGLFLIAGVASLLALIFSISMFLYKERQHIFMIPSNPDQADSIWRRILHIFRMFDKKDLSSHTFRKKTMSFRDIESSSTHGIHANDVSTRIKCSPSSSNSTVLLTETHSGSLEFHDSGMSSGEYSDSSTINVVGQTSQLAPLIPSDQLIRYQNQDQGPGTSEIEHKNT